A genomic stretch from Terriglobus sp. RCC_193 includes:
- the groL gene encoding chaperonin GroEL (60 kDa chaperone family; promotes refolding of misfolded polypeptides especially under stressful conditions; forms two stacked rings of heptamers to form a barrel-shaped 14mer; ends can be capped by GroES; misfolded proteins enter the barrel where they are refolded when GroES binds), translated as MAKVILHGEDSRQAILRGVNTLADAVKVTLGPKGRNVVIEKKFGSPTITKDGVTVAKEIELKDPIENVGAQLVKEVASKTSDVAGDGTTTATVLAQAIYREGVKTVAAGANPTALKRGIDKAVEAIVGKRDEHGNVSGGALSKLSKPVSGDMIAQVGTISANSDSQIGTIIAEAMKKVGKDGVITVEEAKSMETQLDVVEGMQFDRGYLSPYFVTDAERMEASFDDPYILIYEKKVSAMKDILPLLEQVARTGKALIIIAEDVDGEALATLVVNKLRGTLNVAAVKAPGFGDRRKAMLGDIAILTGGKAITEDLGIKLESVKLEDLGTAKRVTIDKDNTTIIDGAGKEADIDGRVREIRSQVEKTTSDYDREKLQERLAKLVGGVAVIKVGAATETEMKEKKARVEDAMHATRAAVEEGIVPGGGVALVRCAADVDALIKTLEGDEKIGASIIRRAIEEPLRQIVANAGEEGAVVVGKILESKDNQGYNAATGKFEDLVAAGVIDPTKVTRTALQNAASISGLLLTTEALIAEIPEKAAPAGGHSHGGGMDGMY; from the coding sequence ATGGCAAAGGTAATTCTGCACGGTGAAGATTCCCGTCAGGCGATTCTGCGCGGCGTGAACACGCTCGCGGACGCCGTCAAGGTCACCCTCGGCCCCAAGGGTCGCAACGTTGTTATCGAGAAGAAGTTCGGTTCGCCGACGATCACCAAGGACGGCGTCACCGTCGCCAAGGAAATCGAGCTGAAGGACCCGATCGAAAACGTAGGCGCACAGCTGGTCAAGGAAGTTGCTTCCAAGACCTCTGACGTTGCCGGCGACGGCACCACCACCGCCACCGTTCTGGCACAGGCCATCTACCGCGAAGGCGTGAAGACGGTTGCAGCCGGTGCAAACCCCACCGCTCTGAAGCGCGGCATCGACAAGGCTGTAGAAGCCATTGTGGGCAAGCGCGACGAGCATGGCAACGTCTCGGGCGGCGCTCTGTCGAAGCTGTCGAAGCCGGTTTCCGGCGACATGATCGCCCAGGTGGGCACCATCTCTGCCAACTCGGATTCGCAGATCGGCACCATCATTGCCGAAGCGATGAAGAAGGTTGGCAAGGACGGCGTCATCACCGTGGAAGAGGCGAAGAGCATGGAGACCCAGCTCGACGTCGTGGAAGGCATGCAGTTTGATCGCGGCTACCTGTCGCCCTACTTCGTGACCGATGCAGAGCGTATGGAAGCTTCGTTCGACGATCCTTACATTCTCATCTACGAGAAGAAGGTCTCCGCGATGAAGGACATCCTGCCCCTTCTGGAGCAGGTGGCCCGCACCGGCAAGGCACTCATCATCATTGCTGAAGATGTGGACGGCGAAGCTCTTGCAACCCTCGTGGTCAACAAGCTGCGTGGCACGCTGAATGTGGCTGCGGTGAAGGCTCCTGGCTTCGGCGACCGCCGCAAGGCCATGCTGGGCGACATCGCCATCCTGACCGGTGGCAAGGCCATCACGGAAGACCTCGGCATCAAGCTGGAGTCCGTGAAGCTTGAGGACCTGGGCACCGCGAAGCGCGTGACCATCGACAAGGACAACACCACCATCATCGACGGCGCCGGCAAGGAAGCCGACATCGACGGTCGCGTGCGCGAGATCCGTAGCCAGGTTGAAAAGACCACTTCCGATTACGATCGCGAGAAGCTGCAGGAACGCCTCGCCAAGCTGGTGGGTGGCGTTGCCGTCATCAAGGTCGGTGCTGCTACCGAAACCGAGATGAAGGAAAAGAAGGCCCGCGTGGAAGACGCAATGCACGCAACCCGTGCAGCCGTGGAAGAAGGCATCGTCCCGGGCGGTGGTGTGGCGCTGGTTCGTTGCGCTGCTGACGTCGACGCACTCATCAAGACCCTCGAAGGCGACGAGAAGATCGGTGCATCGATCATCCGCCGCGCCATCGAAGAGCCGCTGCGTCAGATCGTTGCCAACGCTGGCGAAGAGGGTGCAGTGGTTGTGGGCAAGATCCTGGAGTCCAAGGACAACCAGGGTTACAACGCAGCAACCGGTAAGTTCGAAGACCTGGTTGCCGCTGGCGTCATTGACCCCACCAAGGTAACCCGTACCGCTCTGCAGAACGCAGCCAGCATCTCCGGCCTGCTCCTGACCACGGAAGCTCTCATTGCAGAGATTCCGGAGAAGGCAGCACCGGCAGGCGGCCACTCGCACGGCGGCGGCATGGACGGCATGTACTAA
- a CDS encoding MBOAT family protein translates to MLFDSPVYFLFLILVTAIYWKLGFRAQNRLLLAGSYFFYGWWDWRFLFLMAGSTVIDYLIGSAIASSQDQRKRRTLLTASLVLNFGVLAYFKYLGFFIHSSERLFPSLAAHSLKHTLLMIVLPPAISFYTFQEVAYIVDVYQRKVEPAHSLEEYALFISLFPHLIAGPIQRPSHLLGQVQQPRTFDSTKFFHGCMLIVSGILRKCVIADNCATIANAAFTGKLGHGWLPHLLGIYAFAFQIYGDFAGYSDIARGSAQVLGFHFMVNFRQPYFSTSLQEFWRRWHISLSTWLRDYLYIPLGGSRHGEFNTYRNLFLTMLLGGLWHGANWTFVIWGMLHGIGLGVERLFGGATADSAAARRFQPVRALLVFHFVCLGWIFFRATSLHDAMHYLRGFTQSSDVYQAAHFIPPLFAFVVLCLAMDIFMERSGTEYFLQRFSPTIQTAGAAAVLLLAAFAATGQASPFLYFQF, encoded by the coding sequence ATGCTGTTTGATTCGCCCGTCTATTTCCTCTTTCTCATCCTGGTTACGGCAATTTACTGGAAGCTGGGCTTTCGCGCGCAGAACCGTCTTCTGCTGGCGGGAAGCTACTTCTTTTATGGATGGTGGGACTGGCGCTTTCTCTTCCTGATGGCCGGTTCCACCGTCATTGATTATCTGATCGGCAGCGCCATTGCCTCCAGCCAGGATCAAAGAAAACGTCGGACACTGCTGACGGCATCGCTGGTATTGAACTTCGGCGTGCTGGCGTACTTCAAGTATCTTGGCTTCTTCATCCACAGCAGTGAGCGGCTGTTCCCGTCGCTGGCCGCACATTCACTGAAACATACGCTGTTGATGATCGTGCTGCCGCCGGCTATCTCGTTCTATACGTTTCAGGAAGTCGCTTACATTGTCGACGTGTACCAGCGCAAGGTGGAACCTGCACATTCGCTGGAAGAATATGCGCTGTTCATCAGCCTGTTTCCACATTTGATTGCCGGACCAATCCAGCGGCCATCGCATTTGCTGGGGCAGGTGCAGCAGCCGCGCACGTTTGATAGTACGAAGTTCTTTCACGGTTGCATGCTCATTGTCAGCGGCATTCTGCGGAAGTGTGTGATCGCGGATAACTGCGCGACGATTGCGAACGCGGCATTCACGGGGAAGCTGGGGCATGGCTGGCTGCCGCATCTGCTGGGTATCTATGCGTTCGCGTTTCAGATCTATGGCGACTTTGCAGGTTATAGCGATATTGCACGCGGCAGCGCACAGGTGCTTGGCTTCCACTTCATGGTGAACTTCCGCCAGCCATACTTCTCCACGTCGTTGCAGGAGTTCTGGCGGCGTTGGCACATCAGCTTAAGCACGTGGCTGCGCGACTATCTGTACATTCCTCTGGGTGGGTCGCGACATGGCGAATTCAACACCTATCGCAACCTGTTCCTGACGATGCTGCTGGGTGGCCTGTGGCATGGAGCGAATTGGACGTTTGTGATCTGGGGTATGCTGCATGGCATTGGCCTGGGTGTGGAACGACTCTTCGGTGGCGCGACGGCCGATTCCGCAGCGGCACGGCGATTCCAGCCAGTACGTGCGTTACTTGTGTTTCACTTTGTTTGTCTCGGGTGGATCTTCTTTCGAGCGACGTCGCTGCATGATGCAATGCATTACCTGCGCGGGTTTACGCAGAGCAGCGACGTGTATCAGGCTGCACATTTCATTCCGCCATTGTTTGCATTTGTTGTGTTGTGTCTTGCGATGGATATCTTCATGGAACGCTCTGGAACAGAGTATTTCCTGCAACGCTTTTCGCCGACGATCCAGACAGCCGGTGCTGCTGCCGTGCTGCTGCTTGCAGCATTCGCTGCCACCGGTCAGGCTTCACCGTTTCTCTACTTCCAGTTCTAA